Proteins found in one Macaca nemestrina isolate mMacNem1 chromosome 4, mMacNem.hap1, whole genome shotgun sequence genomic segment:
- the LOC105475321 gene encoding coiled-coil domain-containing protein 71L: MRRSMKRRRRRPPVAPAAAARGGDFRAEDGAGLEAREEKVVYSRSQLSLADSTKALGDAFKLFMPRSTEFMSSDAELWSFLCSLKHQFSPHILRSKDVYGYSSCRALVPDPPGPPTARGQARRPAPRAAARRRRRGARAAAARRRKPRSPPPPPPPPEESCPAKPVVPGPCFGGRTLEEIWRAATPTLTTFPTIRVGSDVWGERSLAAARRRARQVLRVNLEPMVRLRRFPVPRA; this comes from the coding sequence ATGCGGCGCAGCATGAAGAGGCGGCGGCGCCGGCCCCCGGTCGCCCCGGCCGCGGCTGCCCGGGGCGGCGACTTCAGGGCAGAAGACGGGGCCGGGTTGGAGGCGCGGGAGGAAAAGGTGGTGTACTCGCGGTCGCAACTGTCGCTGGCTGACAGCACCAAGGCGCTGGGCGACGCCTTCAAGCTCTTCATGCCCCGCAGCACGGAGTTCATGAGCTCGGACGCGGAGCTCTGGAGCTTCCTCTGCAGCCTCAAGCACCAGTTCTCCCCGCACATCCTGCGCAGCAAGGACGTCTACGGCTACTCCTCCTGCCGGGCCCTGGTGCCCGATCCCCCGGGTCCCCCCACAGCCCGCGGCCAGGCGCGCCGGCCGGCTCCGCGCGCCGCGGCCAGGAGGAGGCGCCGCGGAGCCCGGGCGGCAGCTGCCCGCAGGAGGAAGCCCCGGTCAccaccaccgccgccgccgccccccgAGGAGAGCTGCCCGGCCAAGCCCGTGGTCCCCGGGCCCTGCTTCGGGGGCCGCACCCTGGAGGAGATCTGGAGGGCGGCCACCCCGACGCTGACCACCTTCCCCACCATCCGCGTCGGCAGCGACGTGTGGGGCGAGCGCAGCCTGGCGGCGGCGCGGCGTAGGGCACGCCAGGTCTTGCGAGTGAACCTGGAACCCATGGTGAGGCTCCGCCGCTTCCCGGTGCCCCGGGCGTGA